The following DNA comes from Mesorhizobium sp. B2-1-8.
ACGCCTCGCTGGAGGAGATCGCGCGGCGCGCCGGGGTCGGCATCGGCACGCTCTACCGGCATTTCCCGACGCGCGAGCATCTGGTCGAGGTGGTCTACCGCCGCGAGGCGGAGGCGCTGTGCGCTGCCGCCGGCGAGCTTGCGGCAAAACATCCCTCCGATGTCGCTCTGGAAGAGTGGATGCACCGCTTCGTCGACTACATCGCCACCAAGCGCGGCCTGGCGACCAGCCTGCGCATCCTGTTCACCACCAATTCGACGCTGTTTTCCGACACGTCGGGACGCGTGTCGCAGGCCTTGCGGCAACTGGTCGAGGCGGCGGTGGCCGACGGCACGATCCGCGGCGACGTCGATGCCTCCGACGTGCTGCATGCGCTCGGTGGCATCTACTCGGCGCCCGACACGCCGGAATGGCGCGACCGCTCGCGCCGGCTGGTGAAGCTGTTGATGGACGGGTTGCGGTTTGGGGCCGGGAAGCGGCCGGAATGAGAACAGTTCGGACGCCGGATTCGTTCTAATCATGGGCTGGCCGCAAGCAGCGGCATCCAGCATCTGAGTTCCGGCCCGGCATAATTCGACCGCGCTTCCTGGCGAGGAGTCCGACGCGCCGGCCTTCCCCGCCGAACTTTCCGACCCCTCAGCGCATCCTGTCCATTTGTGATATGATCGCGGCAGGGAATGCAGACATGGGGCAGCCCAATTTTCACCGTGAGGGTAGCAAGCCCGACGCGGAGCTGGTGATGGCGGCACGCGGTGGCGAGGCGCCCAGTCTCGGCCTGCTGTTCGAACGCTACCGGCCGCAGCTCTATGCCATCGCCTTGTCGATGCTAGGCTACACCAGCGATGCCGAGGACGCGGTCCACGAAACTTTCGTCACCGCGCTCACACGGCTGGATGGCCTACGCGATCCCGCCGCGGTCGGCGGCTGGCTGCATTCCATCCTCAGGAACCACTGCCTGATGGCGCTGCGCCGGCGCCGGCCCTGCGCCAAGCCGGCCGAAACCGACCGTGTTTTCCGCGAGCTCGCGGACGAGGAGCGCATCGAAAGCCGGATCGAAAGCCGCGACCTGCGGGACTGGGTGTGGGCA
Coding sequences within:
- a CDS encoding TetR/AcrR family transcriptional regulator; its protein translation is MAFEPVTTVEQNPAAADKPLRADARRNRDKLVEVAAIMFAERGIDASLEEIARRAGVGIGTLYRHFPTREHLVEVVYRREAEALCAAAGELAAKHPSDVALEEWMHRFVDYIATKRGLATSLRILFTTNSTLFSDTSGRVSQALRQLVEAAVADGTIRGDVDASDVLHALGGIYSAPDTPEWRDRSRRLVKLLMDGLRFGAGKRPE